The Parvibaculum sp. DNA segment GGTCGGTGAAGAGGCATAAAGAGGAAGACGAGACCGAGCGCCGCTGCATTGTCACCGGCGAAAGCGGCACGAAGGCGGATCTGATCCGTTTCGTGCTCGATCTCGAAAGCCGCGTGGTGCCGGATCTGGCCGGCCGGCTTCCGGGTCGCGGGCTCTGGGTCCGGGCGAGCCGTGACGCGGTTGCAAAGGCGGTGGCCAAGGGCCATTTCTCGCGTGCCGCCAGGGCGCCGGCGAAGGCCGATGAAGGCCTCGCCGATCTCGTCGAGCATCTGCTGGCGCGCCGCGCTGCCGATGCGCTCGGACTGGCGCGCAAGGCAGGCGCGCTGGTCACCGGTTTCGAGAAGGTGACGACGGCCATCGAGAAGGGCCGGATCGTCTGCCTGATCGAGGCCCGCGACGGCGCCACGGATGGCCGCCGCAAGCTCGAACAGCGCCTCCGGGTGGCCAAAGAGCTGGAGATTCTGGCCGATGTGCCCGTTTTGAGCCCCCTCTGGGCGGACGAAATGGGTTTGGCATTGGGCCGCGGAAATGTGATACATGCAGCCCTGATCCAGGGAGGCATGCAGGCGAAAGTCGTGGCGGATCTCGCCAGGCTGGAGCGCTATGGGCGGAAGGACCGCCCGGAAAATACCCGTGCGGGCTTTCAGGGCCCGGCGGGCGAACGGGTAACCGAAGGACCGGAATGACCGATCAGGCCGATACGAGCGAACGCAAACCGAAAACAGGCGGCAAGACGCTGAGCCTGAAGCGGACGGTCGAGTCCGGCCATGTGCGCCAGAATTTTTCGCATGGCCGCACCAAGACGGTTGTCGTCGAGAAAAAGAAGAGCCGCACGCTGAAAACCGGCGCGGCTGCCGCCGAAGAACCGGCAAAGGCGAAAAAGGCTCCGGCTGCCGCAAAAGCGGCGGAAGAGCCGGCGCCGGCCGCCGTCGAAGCCGAAGCGCCGAAGCCGGCAAAAAAGAAGGCCGAGGCGCCTGCCGCCGCTCCCGCCGCCGCGGCGCCTGCCGCAAAGGAAAAGCCGGCGAGCCGCGCCCGCTCGGGCGTCGTGCTGCGCACGCTGACGGAAGAAGAAAAACAGGCCCGCGCGCTTGCCCTCGACAGCGCTCGCGAACGCGAAGGCGAAGACCGCCGCCGCGCCGAGGAAGAAGCGCGCCGTTTCGCCGATGAAGATGCGCGCCGCGAGCGCGAGCGCACGGAGGCCGCCGCGCGCGCCACCGAGGAAGCCGCGCGTCTCGCCGCCGAACAGACGACGCGTTCGCGCGCCGCCGACGAAGCCAAGCGCCGCCTCGACACCGATGCGCCTGCCGGCCGCGTTGCGACGAAGGACCTGAAGGCCGACGAAGGCGACGACGACGAGAAGCCGAAGCGCGGCGCGGGCCACACGCCCGCCAAGCCGCCGGTTGCCCGCCGCACCGAAGAGCGCCGCCGCGGCAAGCTGACCATCACCAAGGCTTTCGACGATGAAGGCGAACGCCAGCGTTCGCTCGCCTCGATGCGCCGCCGCGTCGAGCGCGAGCGCAAGAAGCACATGGGCATTCAGGAAGCCCCGCAGAAAATCATCCGCGAAGTCGTCATCCCCGAAATCATCACGATTCAGGAACTGGCGAACCGCATGGCGGAACGCGCGGTCGATGTGATGAAGATCCTGATGAAGCAGGGCATCATGCTGAAGATCACCGACGTGATCGACAGCGACACCGCCCAGCTCGTCGCCGAGGAACTCGGCCATTCGGTCAAGCGCGTCGCGGAATCCGACGTCGAGGAAGGCCTTGTCGGCGAGGACGACACGACCGAGACGAAGAAGCCGCGCGCCCCCGTCGTCACCGTCATGGGCCATGTCGACCACGGCAAGACCTCGCTGCTCGACGCGCTGCGCAAGACCGACGTCGCGGCCGGCGAAGCCGGCGGCATCACGCAGCATATCGGCGCCTATCAGGTGAACCTGAGCTCCGGCGCCCGCATCACCTTCCTCGACACGCCGGGCCACGCGGCCTTCACCTCAATGCGCGCCCGCGGCGCGAAAGTCACCGACATCGTCGTGCTGGTCGTTGCCGCCGACGACGGCGTGATGCCGCAGACGATCGAAGCCATCAATCATGCGAAGGCCGCCAGCGTGCCGGTCATCGTCGCCATCAACAAGATGGACAAGCCCGAAGCAGACCCGGCGCGCGTCAAGAACGAACTGCTGCAGCACGAAATCGTCGTCGAGGATTTCGGCGGCGACGTGCTCGCAGTTCCGATCTCGGCGAAGACGGGCATGGGCCTCGACAAGCTCGAGGAAACGATCCTGCTGCAGGCCGAACTGCTCGACATCCGCGCCAATCCCGATCGCGCCGCCGAAGGCATCATCGTCGAGGCGAAGCTCGATCGCGGCCGCGGGCCTGTCGGCACCGTGCTGGTGCAGCGCGGCACGCTGCGCGTCGGCGACATCATCGTGGCCGGCGCCGAATGGGGCCGCGTGCGCGCGCTGATCAACGATCGCGGCGAAAACGTGATGAGCGCCGGACCGTCCGAACCCGTCGAGGTTCTGGGTCTTGGCGGCGCGCCGGAAGCCGGCGACGTGATGAGCGTCGTCGAAAGCGAGACGCGCGCCCGCGAAGTCACCGAATATCGCCAGCGCGTGCAGCGCGACAAGCGCGTCGGCACCGGCGGCCGCACCTCGCTCGACCAGATGCTCTCGCAACTGAAAGAGCAGGACAAGAAAGAGCTCCCCATCGTCGTCAAGGCCGACGTGCAGGGTTCGGCCGAAGCGATCGTTCAGGCGCTCGAGAAACTCGGCACCGATGAAGTCACCGCGCGCGTCATCCATGTAGGCGCCGGCGGCGTCACCGAAAGCGACATCACGCTGGCCACCGCCTCGGGCGCGCCCGTCATCGGCTTCAACGTTCGCGCCAACGCGCAGGCGCGCGAAGCGGCGCGGCAGGCGGGTGTCGAGATTCGGTATTATTCGGTCATCTACGATCTCGTCGACGACATCAAGGCGGCGCTTTCGGGCATGCTCTCGCCGGAACTGCGCGAAACCTTCCTCGGCAATGCCGAAATCCTGGAAATCTTCAACATTTCCAAGACCGGCAAGGTTGCGGGCTGCCGCGTCACCGAGGGCGTGGTGCGCCGCGGTTCCAGCGTCCGCCTGATCCGCGACGACGTTGTCGTGCATGAAGGCAAGCTCTCGACCCTGAAGCGCTTCAAGGATGAAGTGAAGGAAGTGCAGTCCGGTCAGGAATGCGGCATGGCCTTCGAGAATTATCAGGACATGCGCAAGGGCGACGTCATCGAATGTTTCGATGTCGAGGTGGTGAAGCGCAGCCTCGCATAACGCGCGAGGCCGCCACCCGCCCCGGCGCGGCTGCCGGCGCAACGGAAAGACGCCGTCATGGCCAGAAAACATACGCACGCCTCGAAAGGTCCGAGCCAGCGCCAGTTGCGTGCCGGCGAGCTGGTGCGCCGCGCCCTTGCCGACATCGTCGCGCGCGGCACGATCCGCGATCCCGAATTGATCGAGCGCACATTTTCGGTCACCGAGGTGCGCATGAGCCCCGACCTGCGTCATGCGACATGCTTCGTCGCGCCGCTCGGGGCGGGCGATGCCGCCGCGCTCGCCGCCGCGCTGACGCGCGTGCGCGCTTATCTGCGCGGCCAGCTCTCGCGCGAGGTCACCTTCAAGTTCATGCCCGACCTCACCTTCGAGCCCGACACCTCCTACGACAAGGCCAGCGAGATCGAGCGCCTGCTGCACTCGCCACCCGTCGCGCGCGATCTCGCGCACGACACAGAAGGTCCTGTCGCGCGCGATCTCTCGAAGTCCGAAGAAGAGGATTGAGCGCAATGTCCCGCCGCAAATCGGGCGAGGCGGTGACGGGCTGGGTGATCGTCGACAAGCCGTCCGGCCCGACCTCCTCCGATGTCGTCAATCGCGTCCGCCGCCTCTTCAATGCGCGCAAGGCCGGTCACGCCGGGACCCTCGATCCGCTGGCGACCGGCATCCTGCCGGTGGCGCTCGGCGAGGCGACGAAAACCGTTCCCTTCATCATCGACGCCGCCAAGGGCTACCGCTTCACGATCCGCTTCGGCCAGGCGACCGCCACCGACGACGCCGAGGGCGAGGTCACGTCGACAAGCCCCCTCCGCCCCTCCGCCGCCGAAATCGAGGCCCTGCTCCCCCGCTTCACCGGCCCGATCGAGCAGGTCCCGCCGGCCTTCTCGGCCATCAAGATCGATGGCGAGCGGGCCTATGCGCGGGCCCGGGCCGGCGAGACGGTCGAAATGAAGCCCCGGCCGGTCACGATCCACGAAATCCGCCTGCTGGGCCTCCCCGATGCGGACCATGCGGAGCTCGAAATCCTTTGCAGTAAAGGCACTTACGTCCGGTCTCTGGCCCGCGACATGGCGCTTTCGCTGGGCACGGTCGGCCATGTCTCGGCCCTCCGGCGGACCCGCCACGGCCCCTTTGCCGAGGCGGTGGCAATTCCGCTGGATAAACTCTGCGCCTTGGGCCATATTGCGCCCGCTCCCGACCTTGGGGCCCATTTGCTGCCGCTTGAGACCGCGCTGGACGACATCCCGGCACTGGCCGTGAGCGGCGAGGATGCGGCCCGACTGAAACAGGGTCAGGGGGTTTTGTTGCGCGGACGCGACGCACCCATCCTTTCCGGATCGGTTCTGGCGACCCATCGGGGAGACCCGGTGGCGCTCACCGAATACGAGAAAGGCGAGCTTCGTCCCGTGCGCGTGTTCAATCTCGCATCATAGGAGATACCGATGTCGATTACGCCGGAACGCAAGACCGAGCTGATCAAGGAATTTGCCGGCAAGGACGGCGACACGGGTTCGCCCGAGGTACAAGTCGCCATCCTCACCGAGCGCATCGTCAACCTCACCGAACATTTCAGGGGCCACGCGAAGGACAACCATTCGCGTCGCGGTCTGTTGAAGATGGTGAGCCAGCGCCGCAGCCTTCTCGACTATGTGAAGAAGAAGGATCAGGCGCGTTATGAAAAGCTGATCGCCCGTCTGGGGATCCGGCGGTAACGGGGTGCGTTTTATCGCCCCATCGGTCTCGCAAGGCGCGGCGCCTGCCCGAACGGTCTCCGGACCCGAAGGGCGGGCGTGTGCTTTTGTGGGGCTTCGAGAAGAGACAATCGTCCGTTAGCGGATGACTGTGAAGCGGCTGGACCTTTCGCCTTTGTCTCGTGGCGTCCGGTCCTGCGTCGAGTTCGCGTAGCGCAGGGTTCGCGCACGCCGCGTCAGTCATCCAGTTTGTCCGGCCGCCGGGAAGGCGGCACAGAAAGCGCCCGCCGCATGATGGTGGAAATGAACGCATGATGAGCGGCGGCGCGGAACAGGAAACCGATATGTTTGAAATTACACGCGAAGAAATCGAATGGGGCGGCCGTCCGCTCATCCTCGAAACGGGCAAGATCGCCCGCCAGGCCGACGGCGCGGTGCTCGCGACCTACGGCGAAACGACGGTGCTGGCCACCGTTGTCGGCGACCGCAAGCCCAAGCCCGGGCTCGATTTCTTCCCCCTGACCGTCAACTACCAGGAAAAGACCTATGCCGCGGGCAAGATTCCCGGCGGCTTCTTCAAGCGTGAAGGCCGTCCGAGCGAAAAGGAAACGCTGGTCTGCCGCCTGATCGACCGTCCGATCCGCCCGCTCTTCATCAAGGGCTTCAAGAACGAAACCCAGGTCATCGCGACCGTGCTCTCCCACGACATGGAAAACGATCCCGACATCGTCGCGATGGTCGCCGTGTCGGCCGCGTTGACGATTTCGGGTCTGCCCTTCATGGGTCCCATCGCCGCTGCCCGCGTCGGTTACATCGGCGGTGAGTACAAGCTCAACCCGATGATCGACGAAATGATCGAAAGCGATCTCGACCTCGTCGTCGCCGGCACGGCGGACGCCGTGATGATGGTGGAGTCGGAAGCGAAAGAGCTTTCCGAGGACATCATGCTCGGCGCCGTGATGCACGGTCACAAGCATTTCCAGCCGGTGATCGACATGATCATTCGCCTGGCCGAGAAATGCGCGAAAGAACCCCGCGCCATCGACGTCAAGGACAACTCGGCGCTTGTCGCCAAGGTGCGTTCGCTGGTCGAAGGCGACCTGCGCGCCGCCTATGGCCTCAAGGACAAGGGCCAGCGCCACGAAGCGATCTCGAAGGCGAAGGACAAGGCCAAGGCCGCGTTCTGCAACCCGGACGACGAAAACGCCGTGCCGGAAACGGAAATCGGCGGCGTCTTCAAGGAAATCGAAAGCGACATCGTCCGCAATTCGATCCTCGACACCAAGAACCGCATCGACGGCCGCGATCTCGAAACGGTGCGCCCCATCGTCTCGCAGGTCGGCCTGCTGCCGCGCACCCACGGTTCGGCGCTCTTCACGCGCGGCGAAACGCAGGCGCTTGTGGTCGCGACGCTCGGCACCGGCGACGATGAACAGTTCATCGACGCGCTGGAAGGCACCTACAAGGAAAACTTCCTGCTGCACTACAACTTCCCGCCCTTCTCGGTCGGCGAGACCGGCCGCGTCGGCTTCACCGGCCGCCGCGAAGTCGGCCATGGCAAGCTCGCCTGGAGGGCGCTGCGCGCCGTGCTGCCGCCCAAGAACGAGTTCCCCTACACGATCCGTCTCGTCTCGGAAATCACCGAGTCGAACGGCTCCTCCTCCATGGCGACCGTTTGCGGTTCGTCGCTGGCGATGATGGATGCCGGTGTGCCGGTCAAGCGGGCGGTGGCGGGCATCGCCATGGGCCTGATCCTCGAAGGCGAGCGCTTCGCGGTGCTCTCCGACATTCTCGGCGACGAGGATCATCTCGGCGACATGGACTTCAAGGTGGCGGGCACGGCGGAAGGCGTGACCTCGCTGCAGATGGACATCAAGATCGCCGGCATCACCGAAGGCATCATGAAGCAGGCGCTCGCCCAGGCGAAGGGCGGCCGCATCCATATCCTCGGCGAGATGGCGAAGGCGCTCGACACCGCCCGCCCCGAAATGGGCGAGCATGCGCCGCGCATCGAAGTCATCAACGTGCCGACCGACAAGATCCGTGAAGTCATCGGCACGGGCGGCAAGGTGGTGCGCGAGATCGTCGAAAAGACCGGCGCCAAGATCGACATTTCCGACGACGGGACGATCAAGGTTGCTTCCTCCGACGGCGAAGCGATCCGCAAGGCGATTGCCTGGATCCAGGGCATCGTTGCCGAGCCGGAAGTCGGCAAGATTTACGAAGGCACGGTTGTGAAGGCGGTCGATTTCGGCGCCTTCGTCAACTTCTTCGGTCCGCGCGACGGGCTGGTGCACATCTCGCAGATGGCGCCGACCCGCGTCGAGCAGGTCTCCGACGTCGTCAAGGAAGGCGACAAGGTCAAGGTCAAGCTCCTGGGCTTCGATGATCGCGGCAAGGTCCGCCTGTCGATGAAGCATGTGAACCAGGAGACGGGCGAAGAGATCGTCTACGAAAACGAACCCGCCGAGCAGCCGCGCCGCGAAGGCGGCGGTGGCGGCCGCGGCCGCCGTCGCGAACGCGACTGACGCTTGCCGTGAATGCGGTTAGGATTGCGGGGTCAGCTCAGGCTGGCCCCGTTTTCTTTTGGGAGACATCCATGCGCCGCATCGCCGCCCTTTTTGCCGCTCTCTTCTGGATCGCGCCCGTCTACGCCGACGAAGCGGCGCCGTCCGGCTGGGAGGCCCATGTCACCGCGCATGACCGCGACCGCCTCGCGCGTTACGAAGACGCCGTCACGCAGGGCATGATGGAATCCCGCGTCGCGGGCGAGGAGCACGGCGCCTACAACGAACTTGTGAGCGTGATGGAAGGAACGCTCGCCCCCGCCGACCCCGAAAAACTGAAGGGCCGGTGGAACTGCCGCACCATCAAGGCGGGTGGCCCCTTCGCCGGCTTCGTCGTCTATGGCTGGTTCCGCTGCGAGATCGTCGAAAAGGAGGGCCGCCTCTTTTTCGAAAAGCTGACAGGCTCGCAGCGCCAGTCCGGTTTCTTCTATCCGCGCGACGAGAAAACCTGGGTGCTGCTCGCCGCGCCGAACGAAGGTCACTCCGGTCCGATCCGCGCCTATTCCGGTCCCGAGGGCGGCGTCATCGATCCGCAGATGATCGACCAGCCGGCAATCGCCGCACTTCTCGAAGACGGCCGCGCCCGCATCGTCTTCCCCTGGCCGGCGCTCGAATCGACCTTCAACGTGCTGGAGATGACGCGGCGAAAATAAGAGCCTCAGCCCTCGTCGCTCTCCATCTGCGCTTTCAGCTCTTCCGCCCGCGGCATGCCGATGATGTTGAAGCCGCCATCGACATGATGCACTTCGCCCGACACGCGTTCCGACAGGTCGGAGAGGAGATAGAGCCCTGCCCCGCCCACATGGTCGAGTTCGATCGATTCCTTGATCGGCGCATGCGTCTTGTTCCATTTGAACACGAAGCGTGCATCGCCAACCGCCGAACCCGCCAGCGTCCGCATCGGGCCGGCCGAAATCGCGTTGACGCGAATGCCGTGCCGCCCGAGATCGACCGCGAGATAGCGCACGCTCGCCTCGAGCGCGGCTTTGGCCACGCCCATCACATTGTAGTTCGGCATCACCCGC contains these protein-coding regions:
- a CDS encoding RNA-binding protein — encoded protein: MKRHKEEDETERRCIVTGESGTKADLIRFVLDLESRVVPDLAGRLPGRGLWVRASRDAVAKAVAKGHFSRAARAPAKADEGLADLVEHLLARRAADALGLARKAGALVTGFEKVTTAIEKGRIVCLIEARDGATDGRRKLEQRLRVAKELEILADVPVLSPLWADEMGLALGRGNVIHAALIQGGMQAKVVADLARLERYGRKDRPENTRAGFQGPAGERVTEGPE
- the infB gene encoding translation initiation factor IF-2; its protein translation is MTDQADTSERKPKTGGKTLSLKRTVESGHVRQNFSHGRTKTVVVEKKKSRTLKTGAAAAEEPAKAKKAPAAAKAAEEPAPAAVEAEAPKPAKKKAEAPAAAPAAAAPAAKEKPASRARSGVVLRTLTEEEKQARALALDSAREREGEDRRRAEEEARRFADEDARRERERTEAAARATEEAARLAAEQTTRSRAADEAKRRLDTDAPAGRVATKDLKADEGDDDEKPKRGAGHTPAKPPVARRTEERRRGKLTITKAFDDEGERQRSLASMRRRVERERKKHMGIQEAPQKIIREVVIPEIITIQELANRMAERAVDVMKILMKQGIMLKITDVIDSDTAQLVAEELGHSVKRVAESDVEEGLVGEDDTTETKKPRAPVVTVMGHVDHGKTSLLDALRKTDVAAGEAGGITQHIGAYQVNLSSGARITFLDTPGHAAFTSMRARGAKVTDIVVLVVAADDGVMPQTIEAINHAKAASVPVIVAINKMDKPEADPARVKNELLQHEIVVEDFGGDVLAVPISAKTGMGLDKLEETILLQAELLDIRANPDRAAEGIIVEAKLDRGRGPVGTVLVQRGTLRVGDIIVAGAEWGRVRALINDRGENVMSAGPSEPVEVLGLGGAPEAGDVMSVVESETRAREVTEYRQRVQRDKRVGTGGRTSLDQMLSQLKEQDKKELPIVVKADVQGSAEAIVQALEKLGTDEVTARVIHVGAGGVTESDITLATASGAPVIGFNVRANAQAREAARQAGVEIRYYSVIYDLVDDIKAALSGMLSPELRETFLGNAEILEIFNISKTGKVAGCRVTEGVVRRGSSVRLIRDDVVVHEGKLSTLKRFKDEVKEVQSGQECGMAFENYQDMRKGDVIECFDVEVVKRSLA
- the rbfA gene encoding 30S ribosome-binding factor RbfA translates to MARKHTHASKGPSQRQLRAGELVRRALADIVARGTIRDPELIERTFSVTEVRMSPDLRHATCFVAPLGAGDAAALAAALTRVRAYLRGQLSREVTFKFMPDLTFEPDTSYDKASEIERLLHSPPVARDLAHDTEGPVARDLSKSEEED
- the truB gene encoding tRNA pseudouridine(55) synthase TruB, which translates into the protein MSRRKSGEAVTGWVIVDKPSGPTSSDVVNRVRRLFNARKAGHAGTLDPLATGILPVALGEATKTVPFIIDAAKGYRFTIRFGQATATDDAEGEVTSTSPLRPSAAEIEALLPRFTGPIEQVPPAFSAIKIDGERAYARARAGETVEMKPRPVTIHEIRLLGLPDADHAELEILCSKGTYVRSLARDMALSLGTVGHVSALRRTRHGPFAEAVAIPLDKLCALGHIAPAPDLGAHLLPLETALDDIPALAVSGEDAARLKQGQGVLLRGRDAPILSGSVLATHRGDPVALTEYEKGELRPVRVFNLAS
- the rpsO gene encoding 30S ribosomal protein S15, with translation MSITPERKTELIKEFAGKDGDTGSPEVQVAILTERIVNLTEHFRGHAKDNHSRRGLLKMVSQRRSLLDYVKKKDQARYEKLIARLGIRR
- the pnp gene encoding polyribonucleotide nucleotidyltransferase, with the translated sequence MFEITREEIEWGGRPLILETGKIARQADGAVLATYGETTVLATVVGDRKPKPGLDFFPLTVNYQEKTYAAGKIPGGFFKREGRPSEKETLVCRLIDRPIRPLFIKGFKNETQVIATVLSHDMENDPDIVAMVAVSAALTISGLPFMGPIAAARVGYIGGEYKLNPMIDEMIESDLDLVVAGTADAVMMVESEAKELSEDIMLGAVMHGHKHFQPVIDMIIRLAEKCAKEPRAIDVKDNSALVAKVRSLVEGDLRAAYGLKDKGQRHEAISKAKDKAKAAFCNPDDENAVPETEIGGVFKEIESDIVRNSILDTKNRIDGRDLETVRPIVSQVGLLPRTHGSALFTRGETQALVVATLGTGDDEQFIDALEGTYKENFLLHYNFPPFSVGETGRVGFTGRREVGHGKLAWRALRAVLPPKNEFPYTIRLVSEITESNGSSSMATVCGSSLAMMDAGVPVKRAVAGIAMGLILEGERFAVLSDILGDEDHLGDMDFKVAGTAEGVTSLQMDIKIAGITEGIMKQALAQAKGGRIHILGEMAKALDTARPEMGEHAPRIEVINVPTDKIREVIGTGGKVVREIVEKTGAKIDISDDGTIKVASSDGEAIRKAIAWIQGIVAEPEVGKIYEGTVVKAVDFGAFVNFFGPRDGLVHISQMAPTRVEQVSDVVKEGDKVKVKLLGFDDRGKVRLSMKHVNQETGEEIVYENEPAEQPRREGGGGGRGRRRERD
- a CDS encoding DUF4893 domain-containing protein, coding for MRRIAALFAALFWIAPVYADEAAPSGWEAHVTAHDRDRLARYEDAVTQGMMESRVAGEEHGAYNELVSVMEGTLAPADPEKLKGRWNCRTIKAGGPFAGFVVYGWFRCEIVEKEGRLFFEKLTGSQRQSGFFYPRDEKTWVLLAAPNEGHSGPIRAYSGPEGGVIDPQMIDQPAIAALLEDGRARIVFPWPALESTFNVLEMTRRK